The following coding sequences lie in one Arachis ipaensis cultivar K30076 chromosome B03, Araip1.1, whole genome shotgun sequence genomic window:
- the LOC107631301 gene encoding mannose-1-phosphate guanylyltransferase 1 produces MKALILVGGFGTRLRPLTLSVPKPLVDFANKPMILHQIEALKAVGVSEVVLAINYQPEVMLNFLKDFEAKLDIKITCSQEAEPMGTAGPLALARDKLIDESGDPFFVLNSDVISEYPLKEMIKFHKAHGGEASIMVTKVDEPSKYGVVVMEDTTGQVEKFVEKPKLFVGNKINAGIYLLNPSVLNRIELRPTSIEKQVFPKIAEEKKLYAMVLPGFWMDIGMPKDYITGLRLYLDSLRKKTPSKLAAGPNIVGNVIVDETAKIGEGCLIGPDVAIGPGCIIESGVRLSNCTIMRGVRVRNHACISSSIVGWHCTIGQWARLENMTVLGEDVHVCDEIYTNGCLILPHKEIKSSLVTPEIVM; encoded by the exons ATGAAGGCGCTGATTCTGGTTGGTGGGTTTGGAACAAGGTTGAGGCCATTGACACTCAGTGTTCCCAAGCCTCTTGTTGATTTTGCTAACAAACCCATGATTCTGCATCAG attGAAGCCCTTAAGGCTGTTGGAGTCAGTGAAGTGGTACTAGCTATCAATTACCAACCGGAG GTAATGTTGAATTTCCTGAAGGATTTTGAAGCAAAGCTCGACATCAAAATCACTTGTTCTCAAGAAGCTGAACCAATGGGGACAGCAGGTCCCTTGGCTCTTGCCAGAGATAAGTTGATAGATGAATCGGGAGATCCGTTTTTTGTTCTCAACAGTGATGTTATCAGTGAGTACCCACTTAAAGAAATGATCAAATTCCACAAAGCCCATGGAGGAGAGGCTTCCATAATGGTGACAAAG GTTGATGAACCATCCAAATATGGTGTGGTTGTGATGGAGGACACCACCGGGCAGGTTGAGAAATTTGTAGAGAAACCAAAGTTGTTTGTTGGTAATAAAATCAATGCCGGAATCTACCTATTGAACCCCTCAGTTTTAAATCGGATTGAACTGAGGCCCACTTCAATTGAGAAACAGGTGTTTCCAAAGATAGCGGAAGAGAAAAAGCTCTATGCAATGGTTCTGCCCGGATTCTGGATGGACATTGGAATGCCAAAGGACTACATTACCGGCCTGAGACTCTATTTGGATTCATTGAGGAAAAAGACTCCTTCTAAGTTGGCCGCTGGTCCCAACATTGTGGGGAATGTCATTGTGGATGAAACTGCCAAAATCGGCGAGGGGTGCCTCATTGGACCTGATGTTGCCATTGGCCCTGGCTGCATTATTGAGTCAGGTGTCAGGCTCTCAAACTGCACAATAATGCGAGGAGTTCGTGTAAGAAATCATGCTTGCATATCAAGCAGCATCGTTGGTTGGCATTGCACTATCGGGCAATGGGCTCGTTTGGAGAACATGACTGTCCTTGGAGAAGATGTCCATGTATGCGATGAAATTTACACCAATGGTTGCCTTATTTTGCCCCACAAGGAGATCAAGTCAAGCCTTGTGACACCAGAGATAGTCATGTGA
- the LOC107631300 gene encoding wall-associated receptor kinase-like 20 — translation MEATPTNLLLFLLSSLLFISHAPHVTPATPCPRCGNATVPFPLSTTPTCGDPAYKIRCTSNTLVFDTLNNSYPIESINPQSQRLVIRPAPLVPNKCVTTDKVHQGIQLNSTLPFNITSSNTIVYLNCTQTLLMSPLNCSSSSLCHTYINATASASVCNNGPLCCTFRAGGSSNSYQIRVRDVGCSAYSSFVNLNPVLPVNRWPQPGLEIQWLSPRETVCASQKDCDSATSACGPDPSSGSGIKRCFCINDLVWDPINGVCAKKVTCEDPNGCGGTDRTALIAGLTCGIGAGLILAAIFVLLYKRHRRIVEAQERLAREREGILNASGGGRPAKLFSGKEIKKATNDFSPDRLLGAGGYGEVYKGTLQDGTVVAVKIAKLGNAKGTDQVLNEVRILCQVNHRSLVGLLGCCVELQQPIMVYEFIENGTLLDHLQGQLKKEHSLLTWKHRLGIARDTAEGLAYLHFMAVPPIYHRDVKSSNILLDSKLNAKVSDFGLSRLAQTDMSHISTCAQGTLGYLDPEYYRNYQLTDKSDVYSFGVVLLELLTAQKAIDFNRDADDVNLAVYVQRMVEEERVLEVIDPVLKNGAGAVEIDTMKALAFLALGCLEERRQNRPSMKEVAEEIEYIISIATAKDVEN, via the exons ATGGAGGCCACCCCAACcaacctcctcctcttccttctatCATCCCTTCTTTTCATCTCACATGCTCCTCACGTGACACCAGCAACCCCATGCCCCCGGTGCGGCAACGCCACCGTCCCATTCCCACTAAGCACCACCCCGACCTGTGGCGACCCCGCCTACAAGATCCGCTGTACCTCCAACACACTCGTCTTCGACACGCTCAACAACTCCTACCCGATCGAGTCCATAAACCCTCAGTCCCAGCGCCTCGTGATCCGTCCTGCGCCGCTCGTGCCGAACAAGTGCGTCACCACCGATAAGGTTCACCAAGGGATCCAGCTCAACAGCACTCTCCCTTTCAACATCACAAGCTCCAATACCATTGTTTACCTCAACTGCACCCAAACGCTTCTTATGTCGCCGCTTAACTGCTCCTCCTCCAGCCTCTGCCATACCTACATCAACGCCACCGCATCCGCCTCCGTATGTAATAACGGACCGCTCTGTTGCACGTTCCGTGCCGGCGGCTCTAGTAACTCCTACCAGATTCGGGTTAGGGATGTTGGTTGCAGTGCCTATTCGAGTTTTGTGAACTTGAACCCGGTTCTTCCGGTGAACCGCTGGCCCCAACCCGGTTTGGAGATCCAGTGGCTGTCGCCTAGGGAAACGGTTTGCGCGTCGCAGAAGGATTGTGATTCTGCCACGTCGGCGTGTGGACCAGACCCTAGCTCTGGGAGTGGGATTAAGAGGTGCTTCTGCATCAATGATCTTGTGTGGGATCCCATTAATGGGGTCTGCGCAAAAA AGGTTACTTGTGAGGATCCGAATGGCTGTGGAGGAACCGATAGAACAGCACTAATAGCAg GTTTAACATGCGGGATCGGAGCAGGGCTCATCCTGGCCGCAATCTTTGTCCTGCTCTACAAGCGCCACCGGCGTATTGTGGAAGCGCAAGAGCGCCTAGCCAGAGAGCGCGAAGGCATTCTCAACGCCAGCGGTGGTGGAAGGCCCGCAAAGCTCTTTAGCGGCAAGGAAATCAAGAAGGCCACCAATGACTTCTCACCGGACCGCCTCCTCGGAGCAGGCGGCTACGGGGAGGTCTACAAAGGCACCCTCCAAGACGGCACCGTAGTGGCCGTGAAAATCGCCAAGCTCGGCAACGCCAAAGGAACGGACCAAGTCCTGAACGAGGTCCGCATACTCTGCCAAGTCAACCACCGGAGCCTCGTGGGCCTCCTTGGTTGCTGCGTGGAGCTCCAGCAACCAATCATGGTCTACGAGTTCATAGAAAACGGAACACTCCTCGACCACTTGCAGGGTCAATTAAAAAAGGAACACAGCCTTTTGACATGGAAGCACCGCCTTGGAATCGCGCGTGACACCGCTGAAGGCCTCGCTTACCTTCATTTCATGGCTGTTCCTCCTATTTACCACAGAGACGTCAAGTCCAGCAACATTCTCCTGGATTCCAAGCTTAATGCTAAGGTCTCCGATTTCGGTTTATCTAGGTTGGCCCAAACTGATATGAGCCACATTTCAACCTGTGCTCAGGGTACTCTTGGCTACCTTGATCCTGAATACTATAGGAACTACCAATTGACGGATAAGAGTGATGTTTATAGTTTTGGTGTTGTGCTGCTTGAGCTTCTCACAGCGCAGAAGGCCATAGATTTTAACAGGGATGCGGATGATGTGAACTTGGCTGTTTATGTGCAGAGGATGGTAGAGGAAGAGAGGGTGCTGGAGGTGATTGATCCGGTCTTGAAGAATGGGGCTGGTGCCGTGGAGATTGACACGATGAAGGCGTTGGCGTTTCTTGCGCTTGGATGCTTGGAGGAGCGGAGGCAGAACCGTCCTTCCATGAAGGAGGTGGCAGAGGAGATTGAATATATCATTAGTATTGCCACTGCAAAGGATGTGGAGAATTGA